The bacterium genome includes a region encoding these proteins:
- the thpR gene encoding RNA 2',3'-cyclic phosphodiesterase, producing the protein MSEPLRTFIAVPLPESVRDSAAEALADARVALGERARWTPAENLHLTLKFLGDVDRDQLPKLIQRLQAKLAGVAVFEAALGGLGAFPNAREASVLWLGVTTGLSDLAKLARKVDAASKVVGVAREKRPFRAHLTLARLRTPERVDVERMKAPEEVPFRVEQVILYESRLSPDGARHVPLAHLPLGVDDEDRAIDFAPEM; encoded by the coding sequence GTGAGCGAACCCCTGCGCACCTTTATCGCAGTTCCGCTGCCCGAGAGCGTGCGGGATTCCGCTGCTGAGGCGCTGGCCGATGCACGTGTCGCTCTTGGAGAGCGCGCGCGCTGGACGCCCGCCGAAAATCTGCACTTGACGCTCAAATTCCTGGGCGACGTGGATCGGGACCAGCTACCGAAACTGATCCAACGCCTGCAGGCAAAGCTCGCAGGTGTCGCGGTTTTCGAGGCGGCTCTCGGGGGACTCGGCGCATTCCCGAATGCGCGCGAGGCCAGTGTGTTGTGGCTCGGCGTAACCACGGGGTTGAGCGATCTGGCCAAGCTCGCGCGCAAGGTCGACGCCGCGTCGAAGGTCGTCGGTGTAGCTCGCGAGAAGCGGCCCTTCCGCGCCCACCTCACATTGGCACGTCTGCGCACACCCGAGCGGGTCGACGTTGAACGCATGAAAGCACCCGAAGAGGTCCCTTTCCGCGTTGAACAAGTCATACTCTACGAGAGCCGTCTCTCCCCCGACGGCGCTCGGCATGTCCCCCTCGCTCATCTGCCCCTCGGTGTAGATGACGAAGACCGAGCAATCGATTTCGCCCCAGAGATGTAG
- the recA gene encoding recombinase RecA: MARAQDLKDEKRKSVDLMMASIEKQFGKGAIMKMGADQLGQEVPVISTGSPGLDIALGIGGLPRGRVIEVYGPESSGKTTLALHAVAECQRAGGVAAFIDAEHALDVSYAAKLGVNVEELLVSQPDTGEQALEIADMLVRSGAIEMIVIDSVAALVPRAEIEGEMGDTHVGLQARLMSQALRKLTGNLARSSTAMVFINQIRMKIGVMFGNPETTSGGNALKFYSSVRLDVRRIGQIKDGTEAIGNRTRVKVVKNKCAPPFRQAEFDLMFNQGISREGDILDLATDFGLLEKSGTWYSFEGTRIGQGRENSKKFLRENPEVYGRVAELVYGHAGIKRKAPVAFESPAGTAEGAPEKEAAAKA; encoded by the coding sequence ATGGCGCGAGCACAAGACCTCAAAGACGAAAAGCGAAAGTCCGTCGACCTGATGATGGCCTCGATCGAAAAACAATTCGGCAAAGGCGCGATCATGAAGATGGGCGCGGACCAGCTGGGCCAGGAAGTTCCGGTCATCTCGACGGGCTCTCCAGGTCTCGACATCGCCCTCGGTATCGGGGGACTGCCGCGCGGCCGCGTCATCGAAGTGTACGGTCCGGAATCCTCGGGCAAGACCACACTCGCTCTGCACGCGGTGGCCGAGTGCCAGCGCGCCGGTGGCGTCGCCGCGTTCATCGACGCTGAGCACGCACTTGACGTGAGCTACGCCGCGAAGCTGGGTGTCAACGTCGAAGAACTGCTCGTTTCGCAACCCGACACCGGGGAGCAGGCGCTCGAGATCGCCGACATGCTCGTGCGCTCCGGGGCCATCGAGATGATCGTGATCGACTCCGTCGCGGCGCTCGTGCCGCGCGCCGAGATCGAAGGTGAAATGGGGGATACCCACGTAGGTTTGCAGGCCCGACTCATGAGTCAGGCGTTGCGCAAGCTGACCGGAAACCTGGCGCGTTCCAGCACGGCGATGGTCTTCATCAACCAGATCCGCATGAAGATCGGCGTGATGTTCGGCAATCCCGAGACGACCTCGGGTGGAAACGCTCTGAAGTTTTACTCATCGGTGCGACTGGACGTACGACGTATTGGCCAGATCAAGGACGGTACCGAAGCGATCGGCAATCGCACGCGCGTCAAGGTGGTCAAGAACAAGTGCGCGCCACCGTTCCGGCAGGCGGAGTTCGACCTGATGTTCAATCAGGGCATTTCACGCGAAGGCGATATTCTCGACCTGGCGACCGACTTCGGACTGCTCGAGAAGAGCGGCACCTGGTACAGCTTCGAGGGCACTCGGATCGGGCAGGGCCGGGAGAATTCCAAGAAGTTCCTGCGCGAGAACCCGGAGGTCTACGGTCGAGTTGCCGAACTGGTGTACGGCCACGCGGGTATCAAGCGCAAGGCCCCGGTCGCCTTCGAGAGTCCGGCCGGAACGGCGGAAGGTGCACCCGAGAAAGAGGCGGCAGCAAAGGCGTAA